The Flavobacterium sp. M31R6 nucleotide sequence TGCATTCGAAATCCACATTTTTTGTCCAGTGATTGAATATGTTTTTCCGTCTTCTGATAATACAGCTTTAGTTTTTCCAGAATTAGCATCAGATCCAGCACCTGGCTCAGTCAAGCAATACGCTCCAAACCATTCTCCAGAAGCTAATTTTGGTACGTATTTTTGTTTTTGTTCTTCTGTTCCGTAAAGAGTGATTGGCATTGTTCCAATTCCGGTGTGAGCTCCAAAAGCAGTCGAGAATGAACCCGTTGCCCCCGAAATATAGTCACATACCAAAACGGTATTTACAAATCCCATTCCCATTCCGCCATAAGCTTCCGGTACAGCTACGCTCAAGAAACCAAGATCTCCTGCTTTTTTCATACACTCTTGTGTATAAGCGTAATCTTTTTTCTCAAAACGATCTTTATGTGCCCACAATTCTTTATCAACGAACTCTTTTACAGAGTCACGCATCATTAATTGCTCTTCATTGAAATCTTCTGGTGTGAAAATATCTTCACATTTTGTTTCTTTTACGATGAATTGACCACCTCTTGTTTTGTCGCTCATATCAGCCCCCTAACCCCCGAAGGGGGAATTCCTACTAGGGGTAAGTAGGGTTTTAAATTCTTTAACCTAAATAAAGTTAAAGATGTGATTATACTTTTTTTAAAGAACTTGTAAATTTATTTTTTGTTGGTAATTTTAGTGATTTCCCCTTCGGGGGTTAGGGGGCTTTTACATCAACTCATAAATCCCCGCAGAACCTTGTCCAGTTCCCACACACATAGAAACAATTCCGTATTTGCTTCCTCTGCGTTTCATCTCGTCAAACAATTGAACAGATAATTTGGCTCCAGTACAACCTAAAGGATGACCTAAAGCAATCGCTCCACCATTCACATTGATAATATCTGGATTCAAGTTCAATTCGCGAGTAACTGCCAATGCTTGTGAAGCAAAAGCTTCGTTCAATTCAATTAAATCGATATCATTAAGAGTCAATCCTGCTTGTTTCAAGGCTTTTGGAATTGCTTTTACAGGACCAATTCCCATAATTCTTGGCTCAACACCTGCAGAGGCGAAGTTTACCAAACGTGCAATTGGTTCAAGGTTTAATTCTTTTACCATTTCTTCACTCATAACGAGTACAAAGGCAGCACCATCACTCATTTGTGAAGAGTTACCGGCTGTTACACTTCCATCAGCAGCAAAAACAGCTCTAAGACCTGCCAATGCTTCCAAAGAAGTTCCAGCTCTAGGGCCTTCGTCTTTGTTTACAACGTATGATTTAGTTTCTTTTTTACCCTTTTCATTGATAAAAGTTTGCTCTACTGTAATAGGCACAATTTGTTTGTCAAATTTACCTTCTGCTTGCGCTTTCAATGCTTTGTTGTGTGATTGAAAAGCAAATTCATCTTGGTCTGCACGAGAGATGTTGAATTGTTTCGCCACCGCTTCCGATGTCAATCCCATTCCCCAGTAATAGTCCTCGTGTCCCGCTTTTGCGACAGCATAATCCGGAGTAGGTTTATAACCTCCCATTGGAATAAAACTCATGCTTTCGGCTCCACCGGCAATGATACAATGTGCCATACCTGATTGGATTTTGGCAGTTGCCATTCCGATTGTTTCCAATCCTGAAGCGCAATATCTGTTTACAGTTACACCCGGAACATCATCTACTTTTAATCCCATCAAAGAGATTAAACGACCTACGTTCAAACCTTGTTCTGCTTCCGGCATGGCGTTTCCTACCATAACGTCGTCAATACGTGTTTTGTCAAAATCAGGCAACTCATTCATCATGTATTGAATGGTTTCTGCAGCCAACTCATCAGGTCTTTTAAATCTAAAAACTCCTTTTGGGGCTTTACCTACCGCAGTACGATAAGCTTTTACTATATATGCTGTTTTCATTTTTTTTTCTTTTTAAGATGGTAGACGGATAGATAATAGATGATAGACTTTTCGCATTACGGACTCTGTCTATCATCTATCCGTCTTTTATCTATTATCTAATTTCTTAGTGGTTTTCCCTTGGTTAACATGAACTGAATTCTTTCTAGCGTTTTTCTCTCAGTACAAAGTGATAAAAATGCTTCGCGTTCAATGTCTAATAAATACTGTTCAGACACCAATGTAGCTTCAGATAAATCACCACCAGCCATTACATAAGCCAGTTTGTTTGCAATTTTAAGATCGTGCTCTGAGATGTATTTACCGGCAACCATTTGGTTAGTTCCTACCAAGAACATTCCCAATGCTTGTTTACCCAAAACTTTTACATCAGTTCTGCGGATAGGTTGTGTATAACCTGCTTCTGCCATTAACAACGCATGTTTTTTGGCTTCTGCAATTTGACGGTCTTTGTTTACCACCACAATATCTTTACCGTGTTGTAAAAGTCCTGTGTCAAAAGCTTCGTAAGCCGAAGTTGATACTTTTGCCATAGCGATGGTCATAAAATATTCTTGTAAAACATTTAATTCCACATCGTTTTTACGGAATAAATCGGATGCACGTAAGGCCAATTCTTTCGAACCTCCACCGCCAGGAATTACCCCAACACCAAATTCAACTAATCCCATATAGGTTTCTGCAGCAGCAACCACTTTGTCAGCATGTAAACTCATTTCGCAACCACCACCAAAAGTCATTCCGTGAGGAGCAACTACGACAGGAATTCCAGAATAACGCACACGCATCATCGTGTCTTGGAACATTTTGATGGCCATATTCAACTCATCATATTCTTGCTCCACAGCCATCATAAATATCATTCCTATATTGGCACCAACAGAGAAATTTGCTGCTTGGTTTCCAATAACTAAACCTTGGTATTCTTTTTCGGATAAATCTATCGCTTTATTGATCGCAGCTAAAACATCGCCACCAATGGTATTCATTTTTGATTGGAATTCTAAATTCAAGATTCCGTCTCCCAAATCTTGGATGATAGCACCACTATTGCTCCAAACTTTTTTGCTTTCGCGAATGTTGTTTAGGATGATAAATGCATCTTGTCCTGGAACTTTAGTTTGTGATTTCGTTGGAATATTGTAGAAATAAGTAGCTCCTTCTTTTACAGTATAAAAACTAGTGCTTCCAGAAGCAAGCATTTCGGTAACCCAAGCAGCAGGTTCAAGACCTTCGGCTTTCATGATTTCGATTCCATTTTGAACACCAATGGCGTCCCAAATTTCGAATGGACCATTTTCCCATCCAAAACCAGCTTTCATGGCATCATCTATTTTGTATAACTCATCAGAGATTTCAGGAATACGGTTGGAAACGTAAGCAAACATTCCAGAGAAACTTTTTCTGTAGAATTCACCCGCTTTGTCTTTTCCTTTAACCAAAACTTTAAATCTGTTGATTGGTTTGTCGATTGTTTTTGTTAATTCCAAAGTAGCAAAAGAAGCTCTTTTGGCAGGACGGTATTCAAGAGTATCCAAGTCCAAAGAAAGAATGTCTTTGTCTACTTTTTTGTAGAAACCTTGGCCTGTTTTACTTCCGTACCATTTGTTTTCCATCATTTTGTTGACAAATTCAGGAAGTTTGAACAATTCGTGTTGTTCGTCTGTTGGGCAGTTTTCATAGATTCCGTTGGCAACATGCACCAAAGTATCCAATCCAACAACATCCACAGTTCTAAAAGTAGCCGATTTTGGACGACCAATAACCGGGCCAGTCAATTTATCTACCTCTTCAATAGTCAATCCCAATTCTTTTACCAAATGGAACAAACTTTGGATTCCGTAAATACCAATACGGTTTCCGATAAATGCTGGAGTATCTTTGGCAACAACTGAAGTTTTACCCAAGAATTTCTCTCCGTATATGGTTAAGAAATCCAAAACCTCAGAAGAAGTTTGTGGACCAGGAATAATTTCGAATAATTTTAAGTAACGCGCTGGGTTAAAAAAGTGAGTTCCGCAGAAATGTTTTTGAAAATCTTCGCTACGTCCTTCGCTCATGAAATGAATTGGAATACCAGAAGTGTTGGATGTAACCAAAGTTCCAGGTTTTCTGAATTTTTCAATTTGCTCAAAAACCAATTTCTTGATATCCAAACGCTCCACAACCACTTCGATGATCCAATCTACATTGGCAATCTTGGCCATATCGTCCGTAGTGTTTCCAGTCGTGATTCGGCTTGCGAATTTTTGGCTGTAAATAGGAGAGGGCTTCGATTTTAATGAGTTGGCCAAATGCTCGTTTACCACACGGTTGCGAACAATTTTACTTTCAAGCGTAAGCCCTTTTTTGGTTTCGGCATCAGTCAATTCTCTTGGCACAATGTCCAAAAGTAAGACTTCGACTCCAATGTTGGCAAAATGACAAGCAATTCCCGAACCCATAATTCCGGATCCAATTACTGCTACTTTTTTAATGGTGCGTTTCATCATTACTGTTTTCTTGTTGATTAAATATGTTTTTATTCTGAATTAGTTCGTTGATAATTTCTGCAACTTCTATGAAGTTATTTATCTTTTCTTCCGAGATGTGTTTTCTCACGGATTCATTAAATTTCAAAACAGTATTCTTAGAAAGCTCTCTTTTTTCTTTTCCAAAATCGGTTAGGTAAATCAAAACTCCTCTGCCGTCTTCTGGATTTTTCTTTCTAATTATTAGCCCTTTTTCCTCCATTGATTTTAAGGTTCTGGTCAAGCTTGTAGCCTCCATTCCCATTCTTGGCCCTAATGCTGTTGAAGGTGTTCCTTCTTCTCTGTCAATGCTTAATAATGCAAATCCAGTTGCCATCGTAGCATCATATTTATGAGCTTCTTCGTTATACATTCTGGATACGGCTTGCCAAGTTGCTCTTAAGATATAATCTATTGTTTTGTTTTTCATATTCTACTATATCGATTTCAAATGTAATAAAAAAAATACTATGCATGCATAATAAAATTTGTTTTTTTTTAATTTTTTATAAATATAAATAAAAAACTCCTTTAAAATAAGGAGTTTGGGAAATATTATGCATGCGCAGTATTTTCTTGTTTTAACAAAAATGATTGTTTTTTGAGTTAGAAAATTTATTTGTAATTCATTTAAAAAAAAATGAATTATCCCTTCTTAAAATCCCCACTATCCACATCCCTCAAAAATTGAATCACCCCTTTAAAATAATTTTTTTGATCATCGTATTGCGAAAGGTGGCTACCGTTCGGGCAAAACAAAAATCGTCCGTTTTGCACTTCGTGTGACATCCATTCCATGTGTTTGGGATCCATCGTGTCGTGTTTGGCCCCAATCACCAGAGTTGGAACGGTAATCGTTTTAAGTCGGGCAGTGACATCCCAATCTTTTAAAGTGGCATCTCCTGTAATTCCAAATTCACTCGGACCTTGCATATAGACATACACATTCGGGTTCATGTGCTTGAAAGCTCTGTTTATGGATTCCGGCCATTGGTCAACAGGCATTCTCAGAATGTGTTCGGTATAATAATATTTAAAAAGCAGTTCGGTGTATTTTGGATTGGTGTAATCCTTGTTTTTTTCAAATGTTTTTATTTGCTCAAAAACAGCTTTCGGGAGTTTTGGCCCAAGAACTTCTTCAGCATATTTGTTGTAAGCAGGTGCGCTGGCCATCATGTTGGAAATAATCAGCCCTTTTAGATTCTTTTGGTATTTCAAAGCATATTCCATGGCTAGGATTCCTCCCCAGGATTGCCCTAAAACATAAAAATTTGTATTATCACAACCGAGTGCTTTTCGAACCTGTTCCACTTCTTCCACAAATCGTTCATTTGTCCACAGACTATTGTCGTTCGGCTGATCGCTGTAATAGGAACCCAATTGGTCATAGTAGATGTATTCAATGCTTTCATTCGGGAAATAGCCGTCAAATGACTCATACAGTTCATGGGTGAGGCCTGGACCTCCGTGAAGTAATAATACTTTGATAGTTGGATTGTTTCCCACGGTTTTTGTCCAAACTTTGAAAGTTCCTTTTGGAGTGGTGATAGGAATCATTTTGATACCGCCCGTAAATTGGTCATCCCTTTTGGAGAAGTCCAGATAATTGGCTTTTACGCTGTCTTCGGTTTTTTCTTTACAGCCCACAATAAAAAGTAGGCTGATGAAAAGCATGGTGTAGATTTTGATTTTCATGCGTTGATATTTTTTGTTTTTAATAGATTATGGCAGTTATCACGTAATGTTTTTTTCTCGGAAAGACGCAAAGGCGCAAAGTTTATAAACCTTCTCTTTGCGTCTTAGCGCCTTTGTGAGAGTTTGATTCAAATACATTCATTGCATGAAACCGTAACTGTTATTTTTAATTAATTGTGAAGATAAGAAGTTTTTAAATACAAAAAGTCCCGATAGTAACTATCAGGACTTTGAGGTTTTTTAAATATAAAAGTCTACAGCGGATGACCGTATATTTTTTCATATTGTTTTTTGTAAATTTCCAATATGATTTTTCTTTTTAATTTTAGAGTAGGAGTAAGGTGTCCGCCGTCAATTGACCAAACATCTGGCGTTAATTCGAAACGTTTTACTTGTTCCCAATTTCCGAATTTTGGATTGATATGGTCAATTTCTTCCTGAATACGTGCAATTACTTTTGGATTGGAAATTATTTCTTGGTTTGTTTTCCCAACTTCAATACCGTGTAGTTTTTCCCATTCTTTGATGAACTCAAAGCTAGGTTGAATGAACGCAGCAGGCATTTTTTCTCCATCGCCGATAACCATAATCTGCTCGATAAAACGAGATTGTTTCATGGTGTTTTCGATAATTTGAGGTGCAATGTATTTTCCTCCAGAAGTTTTAAACATTTCTTTCTTGCGGTCTGTAATGGTCAAAAATCCGTTTTGATCAACATTACCAATATCTCCCGTATGGAAATATCCGTCGATGATAGCTTCTGCTGTTTTTATAGGATCTTTGTAATAACCTATCATAACATTTGGACCTTTGCAAAGAATTTCACCGTCTTCGGCAATTTTTACTTCAACGTTGTCAATGGCTTTTCCAACAGTCCCAACTTTGAAACCTCTGTTTCTCATGTCATTTACAGTAATTACAGGAGAAGTTTCGGTCAATCCATAACCTTCCATAACTGGAATTTCGGCAGCGGCAAATACGCGTGATAATCTTTTCTGTAAAGCGGCACTTCCGGAAACCATTAAATCTAAGTTACCTCCCAAACCTTCTTTCCATTTGCTGAAAATTAGTTTGCGGGCAATTTTTAATTGGAATTCATACCAAAAACCATTGGCTCCATAAGGCTCGTAACGCAGTCCTAAATCGATAGCCCAAAAGAAAAGCATTTTTTTAATTCCTTTCAATTCGGTTCCTTTTGCAAGAATACTATCGTATACTTTTTCCAAAAGTCTAGGTACGGCAGTAATTACAGTTGGTCTTACTTCTTTTAGATTACTGCTGATCTTGTCTATGGATTCTCCGAAATATACTGAAACACCATAATATTGATATAGATACAAAATCATTCTTTCGAAAATATGGCAGATAGGAAGGAAACTCAATGCCACACTTTTTCCTGCTTCAAATGGAATTCTGGAAGCACTGTTAAGCACATTTGAAACAATATTTCTGTGTGACAGCATAACTCCTTTTGGTCGTCCTGTTGTCCCAGATGTATAAATGATAGTCGCTAAATCGTCTGGTTTTACATTGTTTTTTCTATCTTCAACAACATCCTGATTACTTTTGTCTTCACCTAAATTTAATAACTCAGTCCAGTTTCTGCATCCCCCAATTTCATTGAATGAAAAAACCTCTTTTAGGGAAGGTACATTCGCCTTTATATTATTTACTTTATTGTATACTTCAATATCCGAAACAAATACATACATGGCTTCAGAATGATTTAGAATATATTCATAATCTTCTTGAGCAATAGTTGGATAAATCGGTACGTTTTGGGCGCCGGTTTGTAAAATACCAATGTCCATGATATGCCATTCCGTTCTATTGTTGCTTGAAATGATAGCTATTTTGGCGTCTTTTTGTATGCCCATCCTTAGCAATGCCCTAGAAATTGCATTGGCTTTATCAAGATATTCTTGGGTTGAGGTTTTTACCCAAACATCACCTTGCTTGGTAACCAAAGCATCTAATTTGTTGTAATTTTCAAGCTGATAGTAAGGGAAATCAAAAAGACGGGTAATCGTTCTCATTGTATGATTGTTAAATTTTTTCGCAAATTAAATAAAAATTAATAATAATTTTTATTTTCTAATGATTAATTACGATTAATATAATTACATTATTGGTAATCAACGAAATCGATTTCTTAAAATTGTTTAAATTAGATGAATTGAGTTTAGAAAAACGCTTTTTTAATTGGTTTTGGAGTAA carries:
- a CDS encoding acetyl-CoA C-acyltransferase, encoding MKTAYIVKAYRTAVGKAPKGVFRFKRPDELAAETIQYMMNELPDFDKTRIDDVMVGNAMPEAEQGLNVGRLISLMGLKVDDVPGVTVNRYCASGLETIGMATAKIQSGMAHCIIAGGAESMSFIPMGGYKPTPDYAVAKAGHEDYYWGMGLTSEAVAKQFNISRADQDEFAFQSHNKALKAQAEGKFDKQIVPITVEQTFINEKGKKETKSYVVNKDEGPRAGTSLEALAGLRAVFAADGSVTAGNSSQMSDGAAFVLVMSEEMVKELNLEPIARLVNFASAGVEPRIMGIGPVKAIPKALKQAGLTLNDIDLIELNEAFASQALAVTRELNLNPDIINVNGGAIALGHPLGCTGAKLSVQLFDEMKRRGSKYGIVSMCVGTGQGSAGIYELM
- a CDS encoding 3-hydroxyacyl-CoA dehydrogenase/enoyl-CoA hydratase family protein, which translates into the protein MKRTIKKVAVIGSGIMGSGIACHFANIGVEVLLLDIVPRELTDAETKKGLTLESKIVRNRVVNEHLANSLKSKPSPIYSQKFASRITTGNTTDDMAKIANVDWIIEVVVERLDIKKLVFEQIEKFRKPGTLVTSNTSGIPIHFMSEGRSEDFQKHFCGTHFFNPARYLKLFEIIPGPQTSSEVLDFLTIYGEKFLGKTSVVAKDTPAFIGNRIGIYGIQSLFHLVKELGLTIEEVDKLTGPVIGRPKSATFRTVDVVGLDTLVHVANGIYENCPTDEQHELFKLPEFVNKMMENKWYGSKTGQGFYKKVDKDILSLDLDTLEYRPAKRASFATLELTKTIDKPINRFKVLVKGKDKAGEFYRKSFSGMFAYVSNRIPEISDELYKIDDAMKAGFGWENGPFEIWDAIGVQNGIEIMKAEGLEPAAWVTEMLASGSTSFYTVKEGATYFYNIPTKSQTKVPGQDAFIILNNIRESKKVWSNSGAIIQDLGDGILNLEFQSKMNTIGGDVLAAINKAIDLSEKEYQGLVIGNQAANFSVGANIGMIFMMAVEQEYDELNMAIKMFQDTMMRVRYSGIPVVVAPHGMTFGGGCEMSLHADKVVAAAETYMGLVEFGVGVIPGGGGSKELALRASDLFRKNDVELNVLQEYFMTIAMAKVSTSAYEAFDTGLLQHGKDIVVVNKDRQIAEAKKHALLMAEAGYTQPIRRTDVKVLGKQALGMFLVGTNQMVAGKYISEHDLKIANKLAYVMAGGDLSEATLVSEQYLLDIEREAFLSLCTERKTLERIQFMLTKGKPLRN
- a CDS encoding long-chain fatty acid--CoA ligase; its protein translation is MRTITRLFDFPYYQLENYNKLDALVTKQGDVWVKTSTQEYLDKANAISRALLRMGIQKDAKIAIISSNNRTEWHIMDIGILQTGAQNVPIYPTIAQEDYEYILNHSEAMYVFVSDIEVYNKVNNIKANVPSLKEVFSFNEIGGCRNWTELLNLGEDKSNQDVVEDRKNNVKPDDLATIIYTSGTTGRPKGVMLSHRNIVSNVLNSASRIPFEAGKSVALSFLPICHIFERMILYLYQYYGVSVYFGESIDKISSNLKEVRPTVITAVPRLLEKVYDSILAKGTELKGIKKMLFFWAIDLGLRYEPYGANGFWYEFQLKIARKLIFSKWKEGLGGNLDLMVSGSAALQKRLSRVFAAAEIPVMEGYGLTETSPVITVNDMRNRGFKVGTVGKAIDNVEVKIAEDGEILCKGPNVMIGYYKDPIKTAEAIIDGYFHTGDIGNVDQNGFLTITDRKKEMFKTSGGKYIAPQIIENTMKQSRFIEQIMVIGDGEKMPAAFIQPSFEFIKEWEKLHGIEVGKTNQEIISNPKVIARIQEEIDHINPKFGNWEQVKRFELTPDVWSIDGGHLTPTLKLKRKIILEIYKKQYEKIYGHPL
- a CDS encoding proline iminopeptidase-family hydrolase; the encoded protein is MKIKIYTMLFISLLFIVGCKEKTEDSVKANYLDFSKRDDQFTGGIKMIPITTPKGTFKVWTKTVGNNPTIKVLLLHGGPGLTHELYESFDGYFPNESIEYIYYDQLGSYYSDQPNDNSLWTNERFVEEVEQVRKALGCDNTNFYVLGQSWGGILAMEYALKYQKNLKGLIISNMMASAPAYNKYAEEVLGPKLPKAVFEQIKTFEKNKDYTNPKYTELLFKYYYTEHILRMPVDQWPESINRAFKHMNPNVYVYMQGPSEFGITGDATLKDWDVTARLKTITVPTLVIGAKHDTMDPKHMEWMSHEVQNGRFLFCPNGSHLSQYDDQKNYFKGVIQFLRDVDSGDFKKG
- a CDS encoding MarR family winged helix-turn-helix transcriptional regulator, with the protein product MKNKTIDYILRATWQAVSRMYNEEAHKYDATMATGFALLSIDREEGTPSTALGPRMGMEATSLTRTLKSMEEKGLIIRKKNPEDGRGVLIYLTDFGKEKRELSKNTVLKFNESVRKHISEEKINNFIEVAEIINELIQNKNIFNQQENSNDETHH